A portion of the Lampris incognitus isolate fLamInc1 chromosome 9, fLamInc1.hap2, whole genome shotgun sequence genome contains these proteins:
- the slc25a40 gene encoding probable mitochondrial glutathione transporter SLC25A40 isoform X1: MSGQNPTQTADITPLQQMTASCSGAVLTSLFVTPLDVVKIRLQAQKNPFFKGKCFVYCNGLMDHICLCENGNSKAWYKAPGHFSGTLDAFIKIVRHEGIKSLWSGLPPTLVMAVPATVIYFTCYDQLCTALRVRMGDHAQEAPILAGALARVGSVTVISPLELIRTKLQSQKRSYRELTACIRSAVETEGWLSLWRGWGPTLLRDVPFSAMYWYNYERGKAWLCKRYNTREPTFAITFISGAVSGSVASVATLPFDVVKTRRQVELGELQALNLSYHASSSSTVSVMRRIVAENGIGGLFAGFLPRVMKVAPACAIMISCYEFGKAFFQRHNQDRTLVPLQSDNA; this comes from the exons ATGAGTGGTCAAAATCCTACCCAAACAGCTGATATAACGCCACTCCAGCAGATGACGGCGTCGTGCTCGGGAGCCGTGCTCACGTCCTTGTTTG TCACACCCCTGGATGTTGTGAAAATCCGACTCCAAGCTCAGAAAAATCCATTCTTCAAAG GAAAATGCTTTGTCTACTGCAATGGCCTTATGGACCACATATGTTTGTGTGAAAACGGCAACTCGAAAGCATGGTACAAAGCCCCTGGTCACTTCAGTGGCACGCTG GACGCATTTATCAAGATAGTACGTCATGAAGGGATCAAATCCTTGTGGAGCGGTCTCCCTCCAACCCT GGTGATGGCAGTTCCAGCTACTGTGATCTACTTCACGTGTTACGATCAGCTATGTACAGCCTTGAGGGTCAGGATGGGTGACCATGCACAGGAGGCCCCTATCCTGGCAGGAGCTTTAGCTAGAG TGGGCTCTGTGACGGTGATCAGCCCACTGGAGCTGATCCGCACCAAGCTGCAGTCACAGAAGCGGTCGTACAGGGAGCTGACGGCTTGCATTCGCTCGGCAGTGGAAACGGAAGGCTGGCTGTCGCTGTGGAGGGGCTGGGGGCCTACGCTGCTCAGAGATGTGCCCTTCTCGGCCATGTACTGGTACAACTATGAGCGGGGCAAGGCCTGGCTGTGTAAACGATACAATACCAGAGAGCCCACGTTTGCCATCACCTTCATTTCTGGAGCAGTTTCTGGTTCG GTTGCCTCCGTGGCGACATTACCGTTTGACGTTGTCAAAACGAGGAGGCAGGTGGAGCTCGGGGAGCTTCAAGCTCTAAATT TGTCCTACCACGCCTCGTCGTCCTCCACGGTTAGCGTTATGCGCAGGATCGTGGCAGAGAATGGCATCGGGGGTTTGTTCGCTG GTTTCCTGCCCCGGGTGATGAAGGTTGCCCCGGCCTGTGCCATCATGATCAGCTGCTACGAGTTTGGGAAGGCCTTCTTCCAGAGGCACAACCAAGACAGAACGCTGGTGCCGCTTCAGAGCGATAATGCCTGA
- the slc25a40 gene encoding probable mitochondrial glutathione transporter SLC25A40 isoform X2: MDHICLCENGNSKAWYKAPGHFSGTLDAFIKIVRHEGIKSLWSGLPPTLVMAVPATVIYFTCYDQLCTALRVRMGDHAQEAPILAGALARVGSVTVISPLELIRTKLQSQKRSYRELTACIRSAVETEGWLSLWRGWGPTLLRDVPFSAMYWYNYERGKAWLCKRYNTREPTFAITFISGAVSGSVASVATLPFDVVKTRRQVELGELQALNLSYHASSSSTVSVMRRIVAENGIGGLFAGFLPRVMKVAPACAIMISCYEFGKAFFQRHNQDRTLVPLQSDNA; the protein is encoded by the exons ATGGACCACATATGTTTGTGTGAAAACGGCAACTCGAAAGCATGGTACAAAGCCCCTGGTCACTTCAGTGGCACGCTG GACGCATTTATCAAGATAGTACGTCATGAAGGGATCAAATCCTTGTGGAGCGGTCTCCCTCCAACCCT GGTGATGGCAGTTCCAGCTACTGTGATCTACTTCACGTGTTACGATCAGCTATGTACAGCCTTGAGGGTCAGGATGGGTGACCATGCACAGGAGGCCCCTATCCTGGCAGGAGCTTTAGCTAGAG TGGGCTCTGTGACGGTGATCAGCCCACTGGAGCTGATCCGCACCAAGCTGCAGTCACAGAAGCGGTCGTACAGGGAGCTGACGGCTTGCATTCGCTCGGCAGTGGAAACGGAAGGCTGGCTGTCGCTGTGGAGGGGCTGGGGGCCTACGCTGCTCAGAGATGTGCCCTTCTCGGCCATGTACTGGTACAACTATGAGCGGGGCAAGGCCTGGCTGTGTAAACGATACAATACCAGAGAGCCCACGTTTGCCATCACCTTCATTTCTGGAGCAGTTTCTGGTTCG GTTGCCTCCGTGGCGACATTACCGTTTGACGTTGTCAAAACGAGGAGGCAGGTGGAGCTCGGGGAGCTTCAAGCTCTAAATT TGTCCTACCACGCCTCGTCGTCCTCCACGGTTAGCGTTATGCGCAGGATCGTGGCAGAGAATGGCATCGGGGGTTTGTTCGCTG GTTTCCTGCCCCGGGTGATGAAGGTTGCCCCGGCCTGTGCCATCATGATCAGCTGCTACGAGTTTGGGAAGGCCTTCTTCCAGAGGCACAACCAAGACAGAACGCTGGTGCCGCTTCAGAGCGATAATGCCTGA